The sequence AATCATGCGTCTATCGAATGCTGGGTACTGCTCGTCGAGAAAGTCATGGACCAGTGCTATTTCTTCTTGATCAGCAATCACAGAAGCTACGAGCATCCTCCCATAGCGAGGCGAATCGATTCCGAATCGCCATGTTCCCACATGAGTGATAATACCAGCGTCTACGCGAAATACCATATCCAAAGCAGCCATGGACATGAAGGGTCCTTCGCTGATCTGCACTCGGGTGAGTCGGTACCTTCCGGGCCGCAAATCGATAGCAAAGGGTTGATCGGGTGACTCGATCTCAACCTGAAAACGCTTGTGGGAGTCCAGTTCCTCCAATTCCAGAAACCGCATCTGCGGTAAATATCGTCGAGACCTGTCCCCTGTCAGAGCCGTCAATATGCGCCCCACGACCAGACCGTCTCTGATCTGAGTTGAGTCGACCAAGGCCGGCACTGTCGTCGCGCAGGCCCACAACGTCGAAATAATGATGACAACCAACAAAACTTTGCAGAACCTGCCGAAATCCCAAACCATGGTGAAAGTATAAGCCATGGTCGTTCTGGAATGCAGAGCCAGGCGAGCTTCGCCTGAACTTGCCTCTTGACACTCATGGTCTCCGTGAGATACTAATAATCGTTCTCAATTTCATTGCTAACAAAACAGCACGTATCATGGCCATCGCAAAAGCTCCTTCCCTTCAACACTGCCAGAGCCTTGAGACACGCTGTGAATGCGGACAGCTGATCGCTAAGATCTGTGGACAAGGCTTGGAGCTCAAGTGCAAGCGCTGCAAACGTATCGTCGTCATCCCCTTTGCTTCTATTGAGGGCTGGGGAACTGTAACTTTCTAAGTTATTCTGCGAAAGGAGGCACTGCCGTTACAGCTTTTGGGCTTTAGAGAAGTGTAGTTTTTTTCTTTTGTCCGAAGACCAGAGACCATCGAGTCCCGAGTCAGACCACAACCTTACTCATCAGGGAGGATACCGATGAAGATGCGGTCAATCCTCGGGGCTGTTTCGATCTTCGTACTGGCAGTGACGCCAGTCTTTGCAGAAGAGAGCCTTGAGGAACGAGTGAAGAGACTTGAAGATGCGTTACAGAAAGCCCAGGAACGAGAATCCCGCGCAGTTCAAGGGGAAAGTTCATCCACGAAACAATACCCAGTGCCCGCTGGGCCTATAACCGACATTGCAGTCGGACGCCCAGGAGAGGAAAAGACCTCTCTCGGGTTCGGTTCCACAGGGTCAGGAAAACTGGTCTATGCCAAACCCTTCTTGAGCGCGCCCAAAGCGGTGCTCGGAGGCTATGTTGATATGGGGTACAACATTCTTTCTCGCCAAAACCTCGATAATCCGAGCCGCAACACATTTGGCCACCAGCGACTGGTGCCGTACATCTATGCGGACATCACCGATCGGGTAAAATTCGCGGCTGAGATCGAGCTCGAGCGTGGAGGCACCGATGCGCCACAGGGAAACGGCGAGTTTAAGATTGAATTCGCCCAAATGGATTATTTGGTCAATGAAATGATCAATCTCCGTGGTGGAGTTCTGCTCATGCCGGTCGGCAAATTCAACTTGTTGCACGATACGCCTTTGAACGACCTGGTCGATCGCCCGATGGTCTCTCGGATCATCATCCCCAGCACCTGGTTTGAGTCTGGAGCCGGAATCTACGGCACGTTGTATCCGACTACGCTTTCGAAGATCGACTACGAACTGTATGCAGTCAACGGCGTGAGCTCGACGGCAGGGGCCATTACGGATCTAGGCGTTCGTAGCGCGCGAGGAAGCATCTCGCGAGATCGGGATGACAACAAAGGTGTAGTCGGCCGTGTGGCGTTCAGCCCCATGCTCGGAATTGAAGTCGCGACGTCCGGCTACCACAGCCAGTTTCGGCCCTCCACGGGAACCGTTGGCCAAAGTGCCCTGAATCTCTTCGCGGTGGATTGGACGCTCCAGCGGGGCCCCTTCGAGTTGATCGGGGAATCCGCCTGGGCCTGGATCAGCAACAACGGCGCGACCGGCGTGGCAGGGAGCGCGGTCGGGCCGGGTAAAATGTTCGGGTATTATGTCCAAGGAAACTATCACTTCATGCCGGAAATACTGAAAAGAGTGGCCCCTAGCCACTTCTCAGATGCGTCGACTTTCACGTTCACCGTTCGCTGGGAGCAGGTCGACACGGATACGGACAATCGGACCCTAGGTGGAGGAAACACACTGGGCAATCGGCGAGAATTAGACCGGTTGACGGTCGGCTTGAACTTCAGGCCGATCGAAGATACGGTCTTCAAAATCAACTGGCAACATAACGCTCAGAATGGCGCGCTGGGATTAACACCCGCGGGAGACTTGGGCGCGGCCAACAGTCCGCTGGATGGAGACGGATTCCTGTTCCAAGCAGCAACCTATTTCTAACCGTCATGAAAGGAGGCTCCCCGCCGTATCGGCGGGGAGCTCAGCACATGAAGAAGCTTCTGAAGCTCCGCATACGTATTCTTCCACTTTTTTTGCTCGGAGGCCTAGCCGGTTGTGCTTTGATGAACGGGATGCAAGAGCGCGTCTCCACGTGCAACTATGATCATGCTTGGGAAGCGGCATTGGAGGCTGTTAAAGACCGCTCGACCGACACCAAGAACAAAGAAGACGGATTGATTGTCACTCAGTGGCTCGAAATTCCGATGCCGGGAAGAACTTATGGGGTTTTTCGGAGAGATGTTGGAAACAGTAGGGACCGATCTCGTCTCACCCTGAAGGTAAAACGGTTGAATGATGTCACAAGGATTTCCTTCGTCGAAGAACGACAGAGTTGGGTGTTTCGTGGAGGATCGCGTCTCTTCGGTTGGGCTCCCACAGACCCCTCTGAGGAGATGATGCGAGACATCCAGAAACGCCTTGATACCAAACTGCAGGAGCATGGATGCGCAGTCACGTAAGGTTTCTTTCACGCTTCGCGCTCGGGGCGGCACTATGGTTGACCATGCCCCTGTCGGCTGGAGCCGAAAGAGTGTGGGATAACGACCTGAAGCGCTATCTCACCGAAGACGAGTTGAGTCACGCGGAAGTCTTCTTATCTGAAGAAGAGGCCGTAAAGATCATACTGCCGAAATCCGATCGGGTCCGCAAAGAGACGCTTCGGCTCACGCAGGAGAAGAAAGATCTGATCGAGCAACGCATTGGGTGGAAATTCCCGGAAGAAGCTTTCGAAGTCTATGTTGGCGAAACGGGTGAGAAGATCGACGGCTATGCGATGGTCCATAACACCATCGGCAAGCATAAGCATATGACCTACATGGTTGGCGTGGATGCGACGGGTGCCTGTTCGGACGTGG is a genomic window of Candidatus Nitrospira kreftii containing:
- a CDS encoding hypothetical protein (conserved protein of unknown function), with protein sequence MAYTFTMVWDFGRFCKVLLVVIIISTLWACATTVPALVDSTQIRDGLVVGRILTALTGDRSRRYLPQMRFLELEELDSHKRFQVEIESPDQPFAIDLRPGRYRLTRVQISEGPFMSMAALDMVFRVDAGIITHVGTWRFGIDSPRYGRMLVASVIADQEEIALVHDFLDEQYPAFDRRMIVEMLPQPSRMEARLFEVMPYPRYPRIFRRHWW
- a CDS encoding hypothetical protein (conserved exported protein of unknown function) is translated as MKMRSILGAVSIFVLAVTPVFAEESLEERVKRLEDALQKAQERESRAVQGESSSTKQYPVPAGPITDIAVGRPGEEKTSLGFGSTGSGKLVYAKPFLSAPKAVLGGYVDMGYNILSRQNLDNPSRNTFGHQRLVPYIYADITDRVKFAAEIELERGGTDAPQGNGEFKIEFAQMDYLVNEMINLRGGVLLMPVGKFNLLHDTPLNDLVDRPMVSRIIIPSTWFESGAGIYGTLYPTTLSKIDYELYAVNGVSSTAGAITDLGVRSARGSISRDRDDNKGVVGRVAFSPMLGIEVATSGYHSQFRPSTGTVGQSALNLFAVDWTLQRGPFELIGESAWAWISNNGATGVAGSAVGPGKMFGYYVQGNYHFMPEILKRVAPSHFSDASTFTFTVRWEQVDTDTDNRTLGGGNTLGNRRELDRLTVGLNFRPIEDTVFKINWQHNAQNGALGLTPAGDLGAANSPLDGDGFLFQAATYF
- a CDS encoding hypothetical protein (conserved protein of unknown function), which codes for MKKLLKLRIRILPLFLLGGLAGCALMNGMQERVSTCNYDHAWEAALEAVKDRSTDTKNKEDGLIVTQWLEIPMPGRTYGVFRRDVGNSRDRSRLTLKVKRLNDVTRISFVEERQSWVFRGGSRLFGWAPTDPSEEMMRDIQKRLDTKLQEHGCAVT
- a CDS encoding hypothetical protein (conserved exported protein of unknown function) codes for the protein MRSHVRFLSRFALGAALWLTMPLSAGAERVWDNDLKRYLTEDELSHAEVFLSEEEAVKIILPKSDRVRKETLRLTQEKKDLIEQRIGWKFPEEAFEVYVGETGEKIDGYAMVHNTIGKHKHMTYMVGVDATGACSDVELLVFREARGSEVGRKRFNVQYEGKTVLDPIRINKDIINITGATMSVRSISAGVKRVLVLIDEFYLKPVGIGSDTLAAKRDKGFFTSLFGN